Proteins found in one Streptococcus anginosus subsp. whileyi MAS624 genomic segment:
- the obgE gene encoding GTPase ObgE, with protein sequence MSMFLDTAKIKVKAGNGGDGMVAFRREKYVPNGGPWGGDGGRGGNVVFVVDEGLRTLMDFRYNRHFKAQSGEKGMTKGMHGRGAEDLIVHVPQGTTVRDAETGKILTDLIENEQKFVVARGGRGGRGNIRFATPKNPAPEISENGEPGQERELQLELKILADVGLVGFPSVGKSTLLSVITSAKPKIGAYHFTTIVPNLGMVRTQSGESFAVADLPGLIEGASQGVGLGTQFLRHIERTRVILHVIDMSASEGRDPYEDYLAINKELESYNLRLMERPQIIVANKMDMPESAENLKVFKEKLVANYDEFDELPQIFPISSLTKQGLSTLLDATAELLDKTPEFLLYDESEMEEEAYYGFDEDTPAFEISRDDDAVWVLSGDKLEKLFTMTNFDREEAVMKFARQLRGMGVDEALRARGAKDGDLVRIGKFEFEFVD encoded by the coding sequence ATGAGTATGTTTTTGGATACAGCTAAGATAAAAGTCAAGGCTGGCAATGGCGGTGATGGCATGGTAGCTTTCCGCCGTGAAAAGTATGTCCCAAATGGTGGACCTTGGGGCGGTGACGGTGGTCGTGGCGGCAATGTTGTTTTTGTCGTAGATGAAGGGCTTCGCACTTTGATGGATTTTCGCTACAATCGTCATTTTAAGGCTCAGTCTGGTGAGAAGGGAATGACCAAGGGAATGCACGGTCGTGGTGCAGAAGATTTGATTGTTCATGTACCACAAGGGACAACCGTTCGTGATGCTGAAACAGGGAAAATCCTGACAGACTTGATTGAAAATGAGCAAAAGTTCGTCGTAGCTCGTGGCGGTCGTGGCGGTCGTGGCAATATTCGCTTTGCGACGCCTAAAAATCCAGCACCAGAAATTTCTGAAAACGGTGAACCGGGACAAGAGCGTGAACTCCAGTTGGAACTGAAAATTTTGGCAGATGTTGGTTTGGTTGGGTTTCCGTCTGTTGGGAAATCCACTCTTTTGAGTGTTATCACTTCTGCTAAGCCGAAAATTGGCGCTTATCATTTCACAACTATTGTACCTAATCTTGGAATGGTTCGGACGCAGTCCGGTGAATCCTTTGCTGTGGCAGACCTGCCTGGCTTGATTGAAGGAGCCAGCCAAGGTGTAGGACTTGGAACACAATTCCTTCGCCATATTGAGCGAACTCGTGTCATCTTGCATGTCATTGATATGTCAGCTAGTGAAGGACGTGATCCTTACGAAGATTATCTTGCTATCAATAAGGAATTGGAATCCTACAATCTTCGCTTAATGGAACGTCCACAGATTATTGTTGCTAATAAAATGGACATGCCTGAAAGTGCAGAGAATCTAAAAGTCTTTAAAGAAAAATTAGTAGCAAATTATGATGAATTTGATGAACTGCCACAGATTTTTCCAATTTCAAGTTTGACGAAACAAGGCTTGTCAACGCTTTTGGATGCAACTGCAGAATTGCTTGATAAAACACCTGAATTTCTGCTTTATGATGAGTCCGAAATGGAAGAAGAAGCCTACTATGGCTTTGATGAAGATACTCCAGCATTTGAAATCTCACGCGATGATGACGCTGTCTGGGTTTTATCTGGTGATAAGTTGGAAAAACTCTTTACCATGACAAACTTTGACCGTGAGGAGGCTGTCATGAAATTTGCACGGCAACTACGTGGTATGGGGGTAGACGAAGCATTACGGGCGCGTGGTGCTAAAGATGGTGACTTGGTTCGTATCGGCAAATTTGAATTTGAATTTGTAGACTAA
- a CDS encoding PTS sugar transporter subunit IIC has translation MIFNKLGRKKFVNQYLLKKMIAFRRNSFIKITQKTLVSLFPFFLLTTTTMVLSESVFSVNGYINNLFNVRSWFPYFSTIGLVLTNCTALIGGLSGPLATYFSAKYTAGYYGRSTGTAGITAFIFSLLVNSRELFSVVLNDGALTKINLPVNINLIVAILIGYVVGQIFRFSSPNDDHIVDEHFIYYPKTLRPIFCSFALAVLVSFLINLGNRHNVFSTIANFLSGLIVNRNNIFVIEMNTALRTFSTWIGNSNSFNDLPFVNDSSALDNLNYALKHHTTTGVPYLFSTTNLYDAYGTFSGLGGVLALLVAILWKSRSDKDRDVSLKSIFPSLFNHGVAFMVGIPIFFNFLFLIPFILVPMLNVFVASIFLYFRIMPPAVYPVPSGAPSVLYAFIGTGGSLRALAVGIFIFIIDVLLYIPFVRFNDRIHEELRQMDQKGGEHD, from the coding sequence ATGATCTTCAATAAATTAGGTAGAAAAAAATTTGTAAATCAATATTTACTGAAAAAGATGATTGCTTTTCGACGGAATAGTTTTATTAAAATTACGCAAAAAACCTTGGTATCACTATTTCCTTTTTTCTTGCTAACAACGACAACAATGGTTTTGTCAGAGTCGGTTTTTTCAGTAAATGGTTATATTAACAACCTATTCAACGTTCGCTCTTGGTTTCCGTATTTTTCGACAATTGGATTGGTTTTGACAAACTGTACTGCTTTGATAGGTGGGCTGTCGGGCCCATTAGCGACTTATTTTAGTGCAAAATACACAGCTGGTTATTATGGTCGTAGTACGGGGACAGCTGGGATTACAGCCTTTATTTTTAGCTTATTAGTTAATTCGCGCGAATTATTTTCGGTGGTTTTAAATGACGGCGCTTTGACGAAAATCAATCTTCCTGTCAATATCAATCTAATTGTTGCGATATTGATTGGTTATGTGGTGGGACAAATTTTTCGATTTTCAAGTCCGAATGATGACCACATTGTAGATGAGCATTTTATTTATTACCCTAAAACGTTGCGCCCTATCTTTTGCTCGTTTGCTCTGGCTGTCTTGGTTAGTTTTCTCATTAATCTGGGCAATCGACACAATGTTTTTTCAACAATTGCAAATTTTTTGTCAGGCTTAATTGTCAATAGAAACAATATCTTTGTCATTGAAATGAATACTGCCTTACGGACTTTTAGTACTTGGATTGGAAATAGTAATTCATTTAATGACCTGCCGTTTGTCAATGACTCCTCTGCCTTGGATAATCTCAATTATGCTTTGAAACATCATACTACAACAGGGGTACCTTATCTCTTTTCAACGACCAATCTGTATGATGCTTATGGAACGTTTTCAGGTCTGGGCGGAGTTTTAGCTCTTCTCGTAGCTATTCTCTGGAAATCTCGAAGTGACAAAGACCGAGATGTGAGTTTGAAAAGTATTTTTCCTTCACTTTTCAACCATGGTGTAGCCTTTATGGTTGGGATTCCTATATTTTTCAACTTTCTATTTTTAATCCCTTTTATCCTCGTACCCATGCTGAATGTCTTTGTAGCTAGTATTTTTCTATATTTTAGAATAATGCCTCCGGCTGTTTATCCAGTTCCTAGCGGAGCGCCAAGTGTACTCTATGCTTTTATTGGGACAGGTGGAAGTTTGCGAGCATTAGCAGTAGGAATTTTCATTTTTATTATTGATGTTCTCCTTTATATCCCCTTTGTGAGATTTAATGACCGGATTCATGAGGAACTCAGACAAATGGATCAGAAAGGAGGCGAACATGACTAA
- a CDS encoding homoserine dehydrogenase has translation MSIKIALLGFGTVASGVPFLLKENSEKIVQAAHSEIEIAKVLVKDDAEKERLLAAGNHFNFVTTIDEIVNDKEVTIVVELMGRIEPAKTFITQALEAGKHVVTANKDLLAVHGAELLEIAAKHKVALYYEATVAGGIPILRTLVNSLASDKITRILGVVNGTSNFMMTKMVEEGWSYEAALAEAQRLGFAESDPTNDVDGIDAAYKMVILSQFAFGMTVKFEDVAHQGIRNITPEDVAVAQQLGYVVKLVGSIEETESGLAAEVTPTFLPKTHPLASVNGVMNAIFVDSIGIGESMYYGPGAGQKPTATSVVADIIRIVRRINEGTVGKAFNEFQRELVLAKPEDRKSPYYFSILAPDAKGQVLRLAEIFNAENVSFKQILQQETDGNTARVVIITHAVNKTQLENVTRKLQATSDFKLLNTFKVLGE, from the coding sequence ATGTCTATTAAAATTGCTTTACTTGGTTTTGGGACAGTTGCTAGTGGTGTTCCATTTTTATTGAAAGAAAATAGTGAAAAGATTGTGCAAGCAGCTCATTCAGAAATTGAAATTGCGAAAGTATTGGTAAAAGATGATGCTGAAAAAGAACGCTTGTTAGCAGCAGGAAATCATTTTAATTTTGTCACAACGATTGACGAAATTGTAAATGATAAAGAAGTAACGATTGTTGTTGAGTTGATGGGGCGTATTGAACCAGCAAAAACTTTCATCACTCAAGCGTTAGAGGCAGGTAAGCATGTTGTCACTGCAAATAAAGACTTGCTGGCAGTTCATGGCGCTGAGTTGCTTGAGATTGCTGCAAAACACAAGGTAGCTCTTTATTATGAAGCGACAGTAGCGGGAGGAATTCCGATTTTACGCACGCTTGTTAATTCCCTAGCTTCTGATAAAATTACGCGTATTCTCGGTGTGGTCAATGGAACGTCCAACTTCATGATGACCAAAATGGTAGAAGAAGGCTGGTCTTATGAGGCGGCACTTGCTGAAGCACAACGACTTGGATTTGCAGAAAGTGACCCAACCAATGATGTGGACGGAATTGATGCTGCATATAAAATGGTTATTTTAAGTCAATTTGCCTTTGGAATGACGGTTAAATTTGAAGATGTCGCCCACCAAGGCATTCGCAATATTACACCAGAAGATGTAGCGGTTGCGCAGCAATTAGGCTATGTTGTCAAATTAGTTGGTTCCATTGAAGAAACGGAATCAGGTCTCGCTGCAGAAGTCACACCGACCTTTTTACCAAAAACTCATCCTCTTGCTAGTGTGAATGGCGTGATGAATGCAATCTTTGTAGACTCTATCGGTATTGGTGAGTCGATGTATTACGGTCCAGGTGCGGGACAAAAACCCACTGCAACAAGTGTTGTCGCAGATATTATTCGGATTGTTCGACGGATTAACGAAGGAACTGTTGGAAAAGCCTTTAATGAGTTTCAGCGTGAATTAGTTCTGGCTAAACCAGAAGATCGTAAGAGCCCGTACTACTTTTCGATATTGGCACCTGATGCGAAAGGACAAGTTTTACGCTTAGCAGAAATTTTTAATGCTGAAAATGTCTCCTTTAAACAAATTCTGCAACAAGAAACAGACGGAAATACCGCACGTGTTGTGATTATTACCCATGCTGTCAACAAAACGCAGCTAGAAAATGTCACTCGAAAATTGCAGGCAACTTCTGATTTTAAATTATTGAACACCTTCAAAGTATTAGGAGAATAA
- a CDS encoding DUF4044 domain-containing protein, with protein MAFGDNGQRKKTGFEKLTLIVVVIMLLVTVGAIFASALGALSNF; from the coding sequence GTGGCTTTTGGTGATAATGGACAACGGAAAAAAACAGGATTTGAAAAATTGACTTTGATTGTAGTTGTTATCATGTTATTGGTAACGGTTGGAGCAATCTTTGCAAGTGCACTTGGTGCTTTGAGCAATTTCTAA
- a CDS encoding polysaccharide deacetylase family protein, whose translation MGKHSGNRSVRNRIRKRRQRRAIISFILLVVLVIAGTFMWKRSGTNLANNHTRTATSKVRKSSTSQATTKEISGSSEKVSKVKWIKQDQPVKFPILMYHAIHNMDPSEAANAGLIVSPETFESHLKALKDAGYYTLTPKEAYKVLTENVLPKNKKVVWLTFDDSLRDFYTNAFPLLQKYQMRATNNVITGFVENGREDMLTLEQIKEMKQKGMSFEDHTVNHPDLSLSSAETQTTELQASKQYLDSNLSQNTTTVAYPSGRYSETTTQIAESLGYKMGLTTNNGLASLNDGLLTLNRVRINPTTTAQDLLNEIATN comes from the coding sequence ATGGGAAAACATTCTGGTAATCGTTCTGTACGAAATCGTATTCGTAAGAGGAGACAACGGCGTGCTATTATAAGCTTTATCTTATTGGTTGTTCTGGTGATTGCAGGAACATTTATGTGGAAACGCTCTGGAACAAATCTGGCTAATAACCATACAAGAACTGCCACTTCAAAAGTGAGAAAATCTTCTACTTCTCAAGCAACTACTAAAGAAATATCTGGATCTAGTGAAAAAGTAAGCAAAGTGAAATGGATAAAGCAAGATCAGCCTGTTAAATTCCCTATTTTGATGTACCATGCGATTCACAATATGGATCCTTCTGAAGCAGCAAATGCTGGTTTGATTGTCTCGCCTGAAACGTTTGAAAGTCATTTGAAAGCTCTAAAAGACGCTGGCTATTATACTCTCACGCCAAAGGAAGCCTATAAAGTTTTGACTGAAAATGTCCTTCCGAAAAATAAAAAAGTCGTTTGGTTGACCTTTGATGATAGTTTGAGAGATTTTTACACCAATGCTTTCCCACTTCTTCAAAAATACCAAATGCGGGCAACCAATAATGTCATTACTGGTTTTGTCGAAAATGGGCGCGAGGATATGCTGACGCTTGAGCAAATCAAGGAAATGAAGCAAAAGGGAATGTCTTTTGAAGATCATACCGTTAACCATCCGGATTTATCCCTTTCAAGTGCAGAAACACAAACGACAGAATTGCAAGCCTCTAAGCAGTATCTAGACAGCAACCTATCACAAAATACAACGACGGTTGCTTATCCTTCAGGACGTTATAGTGAAACAACGACACAAATTGCTGAAAGCCTCGGCTATAAAATGGGATTGACAACCAACAACGGACTAGCTTCTCTTAATGACGGACTTTTAACCCTCAACCGTGTTCGTATCAATCCAACAACGACTGCACAAGACTTATTAAATGAAATTGCTACAAATTAA
- a CDS encoding type I restriction endonuclease subunit R — translation MKEAQFEKELIEYLSTGTINQGTSDSTVHDRIADYVTKTKLWTYEPSIKTTEALWENFKKILEQHNYQRLQRPLSTTEFAQVKAIISELHTPYAAGQFLYGLNGISEIGIDSDDGQHIFLTVFDQRQIGAGDTIYQIVSQIERPAVIAGKQDRRFDTTLLINGLPIIQIEEKKDTHDVNEALNQMHQYIEENQYRDIFSTVQILVAITPNNVKYMANTTADKFNKDFAFNWQRKSDNSIVRNWKEFADSMLSIPMAHQMATNYMILDGTKNKQMLKVMRPYQVYATQEVIEGLKKVDFEMGANKVGYIWHTTGSGKTITSFKTAWLASRMPKIDKVVFVVDRIALTNQTTENYQAYDPDGAGEKDDGKIFDTKNTTDLSRKLKSKENGIVITSIQKLNTLINRKSFKSPEKNIVFVVDEAHRSTGGSSFSDIQKAFKRAAWVGYTGTPMFDDMGKEVRTEDVFGRLLHAYTIREAIADRNVLGFKVDFETTISEEEMKENYLPAFYRERYPMWSEEQIQKKIANLSQEDMDDAVEPSFYDENEDHVKEVVKDIFTNWRNRSSDGKYNALLTTHVGGGKASTPMAMMYFREFQRVNQELLEAGKESQTLKVAVTFSLNASNNDSMVATNKGLHEAMQVYNATFGTKFGLDNVSGYTEDVTSRLNKTAADGQFLDLVIVIDQLLTGFDAPELNTLYVDRTLKGAGLIQAYSRTNRVSDMQEKPWGRVVNYRWPAQNEKLMNKALAIYANKDSAKLSDKELHEQNKEDGITAPEFRELFNKVKQIVQTLSEMTESFTQLPPSEKKKEKMLELLQNYNAGIAKLKQYDYNPDSDVVEGFDYDNPDDLIEALGMTSTQEVMLTTVLTNELKTHLSKAKKIPFYQIELRMTHIKDVQVDYDYLTELVEALLNQVHEGRIEEAEATQEKINQFANGLDDRSYAQQIVDAADMIIKGHFPPAGSEFHYPAKLNEDDSKSIIQEASIISLDRTLLDFRLKWGITDVITSSQMRQLFSRHRFGQQDLDDTGQIQDIVTQASSNYKVMASDDAVQALSKIKYRNSLRQAIYQLADDLTER, via the coding sequence ATGAAAGAAGCGCAATTTGAGAAAGAACTTATTGAATATTTGTCGACAGGTACGATTAATCAAGGTACAAGTGATTCGACAGTTCATGATCGGATAGCAGATTATGTGACGAAAACCAAATTATGGACTTATGAACCGTCCATTAAAACAACGGAGGCGCTCTGGGAGAATTTCAAGAAGATACTGGAGCAGCACAATTATCAAAGATTGCAACGTCCACTTAGCACGACTGAGTTTGCTCAAGTGAAGGCGATTATCTCAGAGCTTCACACGCCATATGCGGCAGGTCAGTTTTTGTATGGGCTGAATGGCATTTCAGAGATTGGGATTGACTCAGATGACGGACAGCATATATTTTTGACTGTCTTTGACCAAAGACAGATTGGGGCAGGTGACACCATTTATCAGATAGTCAGTCAGATTGAGCGGCCTGCAGTTATTGCTGGAAAGCAGGATCGTCGTTTTGATACAACGCTTCTGATCAACGGCTTGCCAATTATCCAGATCGAAGAAAAAAAGGATACTCATGATGTCAATGAAGCACTCAACCAAATGCACCAGTATATTGAAGAAAATCAATATCGCGATATTTTTTCAACTGTACAAATTTTAGTTGCCATTACACCAAATAATGTCAAGTACATGGCGAACACAACTGCAGATAAGTTTAACAAGGATTTTGCTTTTAACTGGCAGCGTAAAAGTGACAATAGCATTGTTCGAAATTGGAAAGAGTTTGCGGACTCCATGCTCTCTATTCCAATGGCGCACCAGATGGCGACCAATTATATGATTTTGGATGGAACCAAAAACAAACAGATGCTAAAAGTGATGCGTCCCTATCAGGTCTATGCCACTCAGGAGGTCATTGAAGGACTGAAAAAGGTTGATTTTGAAATGGGAGCTAATAAAGTAGGTTATATCTGGCATACGACGGGCTCTGGGAAGACCATTACCAGCTTTAAAACAGCATGGCTAGCTAGCCGTATGCCTAAGATTGATAAGGTTGTCTTTGTCGTAGACCGGATTGCGCTTACCAATCAGACAACCGAAAATTATCAAGCCTATGATCCAGATGGAGCGGGTGAAAAAGACGATGGTAAAATCTTTGATACAAAAAATACAACTGATTTAAGCCGAAAGTTAAAATCAAAAGAGAATGGTATCGTTATCACATCGATTCAAAAACTGAACACACTCATCAATCGTAAGTCCTTTAAATCACCTGAGAAAAATATAGTTTTTGTAGTAGATGAAGCACACCGGTCAACCGGCGGCAGCTCTTTCTCAGATATTCAAAAAGCCTTTAAGCGAGCAGCTTGGGTTGGCTACACGGGGACACCGATGTTTGACGATATGGGAAAAGAAGTGCGGACAGAGGATGTTTTTGGTAGACTGCTGCATGCCTACACCATCCGTGAGGCGATTGCGGATCGCAATGTATTAGGATTTAAAGTCGACTTTGAGACCACCATTAGCGAAGAAGAAATGAAGGAAAATTACCTTCCAGCCTTCTATCGGGAACGCTATCCAATGTGGTCCGAGGAGCAGATTCAGAAAAAAATCGCCAATCTCTCGCAAGAAGATATGGATGATGCTGTGGAACCCAGCTTTTATGATGAAAATGAAGACCATGTGAAAGAAGTTGTAAAGGATATTTTTACTAACTGGCGTAATCGCTCCAGTGACGGTAAATACAATGCTCTCTTGACTACTCATGTCGGAGGCGGGAAAGCAAGCACGCCAATGGCGATGATGTATTTTAGAGAGTTTCAGCGAGTTAATCAAGAGTTGCTCGAAGCTGGAAAAGAGAGTCAAACTTTGAAAGTAGCAGTCACATTCAGCCTTAATGCTTCTAACAATGATAGCATGGTAGCTACCAATAAAGGGCTACATGAAGCTATGCAGGTTTATAATGCTACTTTTGGCACTAAATTTGGTTTAGACAACGTCTCAGGCTACACTGAAGATGTCACTTCACGATTGAATAAAACGGCCGCAGATGGACAGTTTCTAGATCTTGTTATTGTGATTGATCAGCTTCTGACGGGATTTGATGCTCCAGAGCTCAATACACTGTATGTCGATCGCACGTTGAAAGGTGCTGGGCTGATACAGGCATATTCACGAACGAATCGTGTCTCAGACATGCAGGAAAAACCATGGGGGCGCGTGGTGAATTATCGCTGGCCTGCTCAGAATGAAAAGCTGATGAATAAGGCATTGGCTATCTACGCCAACAAGGATTCTGCCAAATTATCAGACAAAGAACTCCACGAGCAAAATAAGGAAGATGGCATTACTGCGCCAGAGTTTAGAGAACTGTTTAACAAAGTGAAGCAAATCGTTCAAACTCTGTCAGAGATGACGGAATCTTTCACCCAACTTCCACCTTCTGAAAAGAAAAAGGAAAAAATGTTGGAGTTGCTTCAGAATTATAATGCTGGCATTGCTAAATTGAAGCAATATGATTATAATCCAGATAGTGATGTAGTAGAAGGTTTCGACTATGATAACCCAGATGATCTCATTGAAGCTCTGGGCATGACAAGCACGCAAGAAGTAATGCTGACGACTGTTTTGACAAATGAGCTCAAGACGCACCTTTCTAAAGCAAAGAAAATTCCTTTCTATCAGATTGAGCTGCGGATGACGCATATCAAGGATGTTCAGGTTGACTACGACTATCTGACAGAATTGGTAGAAGCCCTCTTGAATCAGGTACACGAAGGTCGGATAGAAGAGGCAGAAGCAACACAGGAAAAAATCAATCAGTTTGCCAATGGTTTGGACGATCGGAGCTATGCTCAACAGATCGTGGATGCAGCAGATATGATTATCAAAGGACACTTCCCTCCGGCTGGCAGTGAGTTCCACTATCCCGCTAAATTGAATGAAGATGATAGCAAGAGTATTATTCAAGAGGCAAGTATTATCAGTCTCGACCGGACGCTGCTTGATTTTCGTTTGAAGTGGGGAATTACGGATGTTATCACTAGCAGTCAAATGCGTCAGTTGTTTAGCCGTCACCGCTTTGGGCAGCAAGATCTGGATGATACAGGGCAGATACAAGATATTGTGACCCAAGCCAGCAGCAATTATAAAGTCATGGCTAGTGATGACGCTGTTCAAGCTCTCTCAAAGATCAAATACCGGAATAGCCTGCGTCAAGCCATTTACCAGCTGGCGGACGATTTGACAGAGAGATGA
- a CDS encoding alpha/beta hydrolase, whose amino-acid sequence MTKKVKIVLLIVLIFLIGLAVPSYSWTRKNIDQIAKFYNARMSPIIMIPGSSATENRFDGLVQKLNQRRRGVKHSLLKVKVWNDGRITYSGSIAANDNEPIIVIGFENNKDGYSNIKKQAKMVDTAFENLQGKYNFNNFKGLGHSNGGLIYTAFIENYLGSYDVELKKLMTIGTPYNFTETNINNKTEMLADFIKNRENIPTTLAMYSVAGTITYDSDELVPDTSVSAGKYIYQGQAAHYTETTVTGADAQHSDLPTNDEVVFLVQERLVDRQNQRNQRN is encoded by the coding sequence ATGACTAAAAAGGTAAAAATAGTGCTACTAATTGTTCTAATTTTTTTGATAGGACTAGCAGTTCCCTCTTATAGTTGGACGAGAAAAAATATTGATCAAATTGCTAAATTTTATAATGCTCGGATGTCGCCAATCATTATGATACCAGGTAGTTCTGCTACGGAAAACCGCTTTGATGGCTTGGTTCAAAAGCTCAATCAAAGACGTCGCGGCGTGAAGCATAGCTTGCTCAAAGTTAAGGTCTGGAATGACGGACGAATTACATATAGCGGCTCTATCGCAGCGAATGATAATGAGCCAATTATTGTGATTGGTTTTGAAAATAATAAAGATGGCTATAGTAACATCAAAAAACAAGCCAAAATGGTTGACACTGCCTTTGAAAATCTCCAAGGAAAATACAATTTCAATAATTTTAAGGGCTTGGGTCACTCAAACGGTGGTTTAATTTACACAGCTTTTATTGAAAATTACCTCGGCAGCTATGATGTGGAATTGAAGAAGTTGATGACAATCGGGACGCCTTATAACTTTACTGAAACCAATATCAACAATAAAACTGAGATGTTAGCTGATTTCATTAAAAATCGTGAAAATATTCCGACCACTTTAGCTATGTATTCTGTTGCAGGAACCATTACTTATGATTCAGACGAATTGGTACCAGATACGAGCGTGAGTGCAGGGAAATATATTTATCAAGGACAAGCGGCGCACTATACTGAAACCACAGTCACAGGTGCGGATGCCCAGCACTCGGACTTGCCAACCAATGATGAGGTTGTCTTCTTAGTTCAAGAGCGCCTTGTAGATAGACAAAACCAGCGAAATCAAAGAAATTGA
- the thrB gene encoding homoserine kinase, with amino-acid sequence MKIIVPATSANIGPGFDSVGVAVSKYLTIEVLGEIDRWLIEHDLERRIPSNERNLLIKVARRIAPAIQPHHLKMTSDIPLARGLGSSSSVIVAGIELANQLANLQLSNAEKLNFATKIEGHPDNVAPAIYGNLTISSYLNEKVSTVVTEFPEVSFIAYVPNYELRTKDSRSVLPKGLSYREAVTASSVANVAIAALMKGDMVTAGRAIESDRFHEHFRQGLIKEFPKIKMLAKKNGAYATYLSGAGPTVMVLAPKEQSNMIKEKIEEQQFKGQVFELQVDCQGVRVEK; translated from the coding sequence ATGAAAATTATTGTACCTGCAACGAGCGCAAATATTGGTCCGGGATTTGACTCGGTTGGTGTAGCTGTCAGTAAATATCTAACCATTGAAGTTTTGGGAGAAATCGACCGTTGGCTAATTGAGCATGATTTGGAGCGGCGTATTCCTTCAAATGAACGGAATTTATTGATTAAAGTGGCGCGCAGAATTGCTCCAGCTATTCAACCTCATCATTTAAAAATGACAAGTGATATTCCTTTAGCGCGTGGTTTGGGTTCTTCTAGTTCCGTTATTGTTGCAGGGATTGAACTTGCAAATCAATTGGCAAATTTGCAGTTGTCAAATGCTGAAAAATTGAATTTTGCGACGAAAATTGAGGGACATCCAGATAATGTAGCACCTGCTATTTATGGTAATTTGACGATTTCTAGTTATTTAAACGAGAAAGTTTCAACTGTAGTGACGGAATTTCCAGAAGTAAGCTTTATTGCCTATGTTCCAAATTATGAATTGCGTACTAAAGACAGCCGTAGCGTTCTTCCAAAAGGTTTATCTTATCGTGAAGCTGTCACTGCAAGCTCTGTAGCGAATGTGGCTATTGCCGCTTTAATGAAGGGCGATATGGTAACAGCGGGGCGTGCTATTGAGTCCGACCGTTTTCATGAGCATTTTCGCCAAGGTTTGATTAAGGAATTTCCAAAAATCAAGATGTTGGCAAAGAAAAACGGTGCGTATGCGACTTATCTATCAGGAGCAGGACCTACTGTGATGGTTCTAGCACCAAAAGAACAGTCGAATATGATAAAAGAGAAAATAGAAGAGCAACAATTTAAAGGACAAGTTTTTGAACTTCAAGTTGATTGCCAAGGCGTTCGAGTAGAAAAATGA